Proteins from one Rosa chinensis cultivar Old Blush chromosome 7, RchiOBHm-V2, whole genome shotgun sequence genomic window:
- the LOC112179570 gene encoding uncharacterized protein LOC112179570 — protein MSDHLVLCVDRFTKPENSQSVQGTETPGSSSLEASSSQSAEIPSCAIDIKGTGENVVSEEEEPLIQTVECRICQEEDGVSNLEVPCACSGSLKYAHRKCVQRWCNEKGDIICEICHQPYQPGYTAPSPPPQSDDTTIDISEGWTISGTPLDLRDPRLLAMAAAERHFLESEYDEYADTSANGAAFCRSAALILMALLLLRHALTLPNGDGDDDDASTFFSLFLLRAAGFLLPCYIMAWAISILQRRRQRQEAAALAATEVAFMLQAGQRRGLQFTIASGPAATPHQEPIQ, from the exons ATGAGTGATCACCTGGTGTTGTGTGTTGACCGCTTCACAAAACCTGAAAATTCGCAATCAGTGCAAGGGACTGAGACTCCAGGATCTTCTTCTCTAGAGGCCTCATCCTCCCAATCGGCTGAGATACCCAGCTGTGCAATTGATATCAAGGGAACGGGGGAGAATGTTGTATCAGAAGAAGAGGAGCCACTGATTCAAACTGTTGAATGTCGCATTTGCCAGGAAGAGGATGGCGTTAGCAATTTGGAGGTCCCCTGTGCTTGCAGTGGCAGCTTAAAA TATGCTCATAGAAAATGTGTCCAGAGGTGGTGCAATGAGAAGGGAGATATTATTTGTGAAATCTGTCATCAG CCTTACCAACCTGGTTATACTGCCCCATCACCTCCCCCTCAGTCTGACGACACTACTATAGACATCAG TGAGGGCTGGACAATCTCTGGTACCCCCTTAGATTTACGTGATCCTCGACTATTGGCAATGGCAGCAGCAGAACGTCACTTTCTTGAATCTGAATATGATGAGTATGCTGATACAAGTGCTAATGGAGCAGCTTTTTGCCGCTCTGCTGCTCTAATT TTAATGGCTCTTCTACTCCTGAGGCATGCTTTGACTCTTCCcaatggtgatggtgatgatgatgatgcttctACATTTTTCTCT CTTTTCTTGCTACGAGCTGCTGGTTTTCTTCTCCCCTGCTACATTATGGCCTGGGCCATCAGCATATTACAACGTCGAAGGCAAAGACAG GAAGCAGCAGCACTTGCGGCAACTGAGGTTGCATTTATGCTGCAGGCAGGGCAACGTCGTGGATTGCAGTTCACAATAGCTTCAGGACCTGCTGCAACTCCCCATCAGGAgccaattcaataa
- the LOC112179564 gene encoding pentatricopeptide repeat-containing protein At3g47530, translating to MTAISHSLRSSCGRLKDHNISCTRLTSTLSSLVTTNPKPFNSPKPHHHQNQTKPIIPYTQTLKDSLLSLIKSCTHKSHLLQIHAHILQTSLILDSSICFHFLSLVSLSPPFQNLTYSRQFLFQIPKPKAIHYNTVIRAYSISDSPQEGIHLYLDLRRRGLGGNAFSSSFVMRCCVRAKYLLGGIQVQARIVRDGQQSDSRLLTTLMDLYSICGEFDDACKVFDEILHRDTVAWNVLISCFLHNSRSRDALGLFDIMRSESYRCEPDDVTCLLMLQACASLNALEFGERVHRYIEEHGYIGASNLCNALITMYSRCGCLDQAYEVFKGMRGRNVVSWSAIISGLAVNGHGRDAVEAFCEMQRMGVLPDEQTFTGVLSACSHCGLVDEAMDIFDCMSKEFGVVPNVHHYGCLVDLLGRAGRLDQAYQLIMSMDMKPDSKIWRTLLGACKIHNYETLGERAVDHLIELKALEAGDYVLLMNIYSSAENWEKLAELRKFMKEKAIQTTPGCSTVILHGTVHEFLVDDVSHPRKDEIYRMLDEINSQLKIAGYVADVSSELHKLGTEEKGYALSYHSEKLAIAFGVLATPPGTTIRVAKNLRTCVDCHNFARILSGVYNRTVIVRDRSRFHHFRDGHCSCHGYW from the coding sequence ATGACCGCAATCTCACACTCCCTGCGCTCAAGCTGTGGCCGTCTCAAAGACCACAACATCTCTTGTACTCGTTTGACCTCCACCCTCTCCTCACTCGTCACcaccaacccaaaacccttcaACTCTCCAAAACCCCATCACCACCAAAACCAGACCAAACCCATCATCCCCTATACTCAAACCCTCAAAGACTCCCTCCTCTCCCTCATCAAATCATGCACCCACAAATCCCATTTGCTCCAAATCCACGCCCACATTCTCCAAACCTCTCTCATTCTCGACTCCTCAATCTGCTTCCACTTCTTGTCCCTCGTTTCGCTTTCCCCACCTTTCCAAAACTTGACCTATTCCCGCCAATTCTTGTTTCAAATTCCCAAACCCAAAGCCATTCACTACAACACTGTGATAAGAGCTTACTCAATCAGTGATTCACCCCAGGAGGGGATTCATCTTTACCTTGATTTGAGGCGGCGAGGTCTTGGTGGCAACGCTTTCTCGTCCTCTTTCGTAATGAGATGTTGTGTTAGAGCCAAGTACTTATTAGGAGGAATTCAGGTTCAGGCTAGGATTGTGAGAGATGGGCAGCAATCAGACAGTCGTTTACTCACGACTTTGATGGACCTGTACTCGATTTGTGGCGAGTTTGATGATGCATGTAAGGTGTTCGACGAAATTCTTCACAGAGACACTGTTGCCTGGAATGTGTTGATTTCTTGTTTTCTGCATAACAgccgcagcagggatgctttgGGTTTGTTTGACATTATGCGGAGCGAAAGTTACAGATGTGAGCCTGATGATGTTACTTGTTTACTTATGCTCCAGGCTTGTGCAAGCTTGAATGCGTTGGAGTTTGGCGAAAGGGTTCATAGGTACATTGAAGAACATGGTTATATTGGTGCTTCTAATCTCTGTAATGCTCTTATAACTATGTATTCGCGGTGTGGGTGTTTGGATCAGGCTTATGAGGTGTTTAAGGGGATGCGGGGTAGAAATGTGGTTTCATGGAGTGCAATCATTTCTGGGCTTGCTGTGAATGGGCATGGCAGAGACGCTGTTGAAGCGTTTTGTGAGATGCAGAGAATGGGGGTTTTACCTGATGAACAGACTTTTACTGGCGTTCTTTCGGCTTGCAGTCATTGTGGGTTGGTTGATGAAGCAATGGATATTTTTGATTGCATGAGCAAAGAGTTTGGAGTAGTGCCTAATGTCCATCACTATGGGTGCTTGGTTGATCTTTTGGGTCGGGCTGGTCGACTCGATCAAGCATATCAGCTTATAATGTCGATGGATATGAAACCAGATTCAAAGATATGGAGAACCTTACTTGGGGCTTGCAAGATTCATAACTATGAAACCCTTGGGGAACGTGCGGTGGATCATTTGATCGAACTCAAGGCTCTAGAGGCAGGGGACTATGTTCTGTTGATGAATATTTACTCTTCGGCTGAAAACTGGGAGAAATTAGCTGAATTAAGGAAGTTTATGAAGGAAAAAGCAATTCAAACTACACCAGGCTGCAGCACAGTTATACTGCATGGAACAGTCCATGAGTTTTTGGTGGATGATGTTTCGCATCCAAGGAAGGACGAAATCTACAGAATGCTGGATGAGATCAATAGTCAGCTGAAGATTGCTGGTTATGTTGCTGATGTATCATCAGAACTGCACAAGTTGGGGACAGAAGAGAAGGGATATGCACTCTCTTATCACAGCGAGAAATTAGCTATTGCTTTTGGAGTGCTGGCAACTCCACCCGGCACGACAATTAGAGTGGCCAAGAATCTTCGCACTTGTGTTGATTGCCACAACTTTGCGAGGATTCTCTCAGGGGTTTATAACAGGACGGTAATTGTGAGAGACCGCAGCCGGTTTCATCATTTTCGGGATGGACACTGCTCGTGCCATGGCTATTGGTAG
- the LOC112176386 gene encoding protein RKD1: MVQDYTFIDALPFMESCLPSLDIQPIRHLFPGDDFSFGDNGNETENGVNNQSGADREHVAEERKRKRRCMRIDHEVKSGSSTRSYSSSRLLSRETISSYFYMPITQAAKELNIGLTLLKKRCRELGIRRWPHRKLTSLQTLIRNIQELGKEEEENEEKLRNAIELLEREKKLMEEAPDMQLEDNTKRLRQACFKANYKKRKISFLQSPLPSSSSLQSPLPSSSSSISLVSG, from the exons ATGGTGCAAGACTACACTTTTATTGATGCTCTTCCTTTCATGGAGAGTTGTCTTCCTTCGCTCGATATTCAACCTATCCGACACCTATTTCCAG GAGATGATTTTTCCTTTGGAGATAATGGAAATGAGACTGAGAATGGAGTTAACA ATCAAAGTGGTGCTGATAGAGAACATGTGgctgaagagaggaagaggaagaggcggTGCATGAGAATTGATCATGAAGTGAAAAGTGGTAGTAGTACTAGAAGCTATTCATCGTCGAGATTGTTGTCTAGGGAAACAATCTCCTCGTACTTTTACATGCCTATAACTCAGGCAGCTAAGGAACTCAACATCGGCTTGACCCTTTTGAAGAAAAGGTGCAGGGAGTTGGGTATTCGTCGTTGGCCTCATCGGAAACTCACCAGCCTCCAAACCCTAATCCGGAACATTCAG GAGTTgggaaaggaagaagaggagaacgAAGAGAAGCTTCGGAATGCGATCGAGTTGTTGGAGAGGGAGAAGAAGTTGATGGAGGAAGCTCCTGATATGCAACTGGAGGATAATACCAAGCGGTTGAGACAGGCTTGTTTTAAGGCCAACTACAAGAAGAGAAAGATC TCTTTCCTTCAATCCCctctaccttcttcttcttcccttcaaTCCCctctaccttcttcttcttcttctatctctttGGTGTCTGGGTAG
- the LOC112178914 gene encoding protein EMBRYO DEFECTIVE 514, protein MAEATVAEIAETETETNTAAAEDMDLETAPAQNPDEAQNGDANSKRAREEEESGGDGAAKKTKVEEEKSAEEQRLEKLGEGESEAGRVILGPKSFGSAVEMFDYFYKLLHYWPTDLNINKYEYLVLLDLLKKGHSEPDKKIGGGIQAFQVRFHPLYRSRCYFLVREDGASDDFSFRKCVDHILPLPENMKAHADANKALGGGKGGGGRGSWRGRGRGRSRN, encoded by the exons ATGGCAGAGGCAACCGTCGCTGAAATCGCCGAGACCGAGACCGAGACCAACACCGCGGCGGCCGAGGACATGGACCTCGAAACCGCCCCGGCCCAAAACCCGGACGAGGCCCAGAACGGCGACGCAAACTCTAAGCGGGccagggaagaagaagagagcggCGGCGACGGCGCGGCGAAGAAGACGAaggtggaggaggagaagtCAGCGGAAGAGCAACGATTGGAGAAGTTAGGGGAAGGAGAGAGCGAGGCGGGTCGGGTCATCTTGGGTCCGAAGAGTTTCGGGTCGGCCGTTGAGATGTTCGACTATTTCTATAAGCTACTCCATTACTGGCCAACCGATCTTAATATTAATAAG TATGAATATCTGGTTTTACTGGACTTGCTCAAGAAGGGTCACTCTGAGCCTGATAAAAAGATTGGTGGAGGAATCCAGGCTTTCCAAGTTCGGTTCCACCCATTGTATAGAAGTAGATGCTACTTCCTTGTTAGAGAAGATGGAGCCAGTGATGATTTTAGTTTCAGGAAGTGTGTGGATCATATACTTCCCTTGCCAGAGAACATGAAAGCACACGCTGATGCCAACAAAGCCTTAGGCGGTGGCAAGGGTGGTGGGGGGAGAGGAAGCTGGCGTGGCCGTGGAAGGGGCAGGTCAAGAAACTGA